The Pseudanabaena sp. ABRG5-3 genome includes the window CATCAGTAATTGTCAATAATCAGCCATCTTCTGCAAAACCGATCGCTACTGAAGAACCTTCTACTCAAACCCCTAAGACAACTTCTAGTGAACCGATTAATCAAGCAATCAATCTAGAAGTAAATAAAGAATTGACAATTCCCAAAACCATATTTGGCAGTGCCGTTCACACCTACAGGATTCAAGCCAAGTCTGGACAGGTTCTTAGCAGCACAGTTGCAGGTAATGGAGTATTAATCACAGTTTTTAATGCTCAAGGTATTATTCTGCCTGATGCCTCTAATGTTTTGAGTGCAAATGTGCCGATCGCCATAGATGGTGAGTATACAGTTCAGGTAAAGGAGCTAGGAGGCAATGTAGAAGTTCCCTATCAGCTAACTCTTGGACTAAAAGATACTGCAAGTTCTACGACACCAACACCTTTAACGACTCCACCATCGGGTCTACCAACCCCAACCGCAGGAACACCCACACCGCCAACGCCACCAACCACAGGAACACCGACTACTCCCTCACCAACGCCAACCCCACCTCCCCCACAAATTGAAATCAAAGTTAGAAATAGATAATTACGCATCGGATAGATGTGGTGCGGGCAAAGCCCACGCCACATCTACCCGAAACCTAGTAAATTCGTTAGCATTGCGTAAGTCCCAATAGATAAAAACAGAAAAGGCACAAAGTACCTTTTCTGTTTCATGGAGTTACATGAAAATATATGGAATTGATTTTACAAGCGCTCCTAGTAAAACGAAGGCAATCGTCTTAGCAGAGTCTTGGATAGAAGTAGATATTTTACATATTGAGAAGTTCCATCGCTTTATCGACTTTTGCTCTTTTATGGAATTCCTAAGGCGATCGCCTATTTGGATAGCAGGAGTTGATTTTCCCCTCGGACAACCGCGTAAATTAATAGAAAATTTGCAATGGGGGAAGACTTGGGCAGAATATGTCCAGATCGTCGGGCAAATGTCCAAGGCTGAATTTGTAGCAACTTTAAATCAATACCGCCAAGACCGAGCCATTGGCGATCGCGAACATTTGCGACGCACGGACAAACTCACAGGGGCAATTAGTCCCATGAAAGTCTATGGTGTACCAGTGGGCAAGATGTTTTTTGCAGGCGCACCAAGAATGCTAGCAGCAGGATTTAGCATTTTGCCCTGTCACCCTACCAACGATCCGCGCATCATCCTTGAGGTTTATCCTGCCATCATCGCCAGAAGTCTCATTGGGAAACACAGCTATAAATCTGACGAAAAGCGTAAACAAACCACAGAGATGCAGCTTTTACGTCAAGAAATGATTAACCAAGTGCGATCGCCTAGTCTCCGAGAGGCATACAGCTTTGGTGTCAATATCAACGATGTTCTCGCCTCCAAATGTATTCAAGATGCTTCTGGCGATACCATAGATGCGCTATTTGCAGCCATTCAAACCGCATGGACATTTCGACAACCCAATTATGGAATTCCCAAAACCTGTGATCGCCTTGAGGGATGGATTTGCGGAAAGCTGATTTGAGAGAGTAAGTCCCAAGGGGACTCACTCTCAAATCCTATAAATTTGCGATCGCTTTTTTCATTTGTGCCTTAATAAAAGGTACATCCTGCTGAGTTAACTTCCATAAAGTATTCAGATCAACTTCTAAATAACCAAACATCAAGCTATCACCGACACTAGTTAAGCTCCGCCAATTAATTTGGGGATATCGATCCATAAAACTAATCGGCAACCGTCTTGCCGTCGCTCCGATAATACTGATCGCTCTTTCCACGGCAAAGATTGTCTTTTGATCGCGACTAAACTCTAAAAAATCTATCCCCGCTACAAACGACTCAGTTGCAGTAAGCGCTTCTAAAATATCGTGTATCTGAACTTCAAGACGATGGTTATTGTCATCTATTTCAGCAGGAATACTCACTTCACTGGTTCCCATTAGCTTTTTTCCCTTAAAAAGATTAGTTTAACATTTGGGTGCAATTGCGGAAATTGACAATATTGCCTATAACGGCGATCGCAGGTGGAGCAAACATTGATTCCTGCACCAATCCGACAATGTTACCCAAACAGCCAATCAATTCCGACTGATCGGCGCGTGTCCCCTGTCTGATTAAGGCTACAGGTGTTGATTCTGGCAAACCTGCTAATTCTAATTTGGTGACGATTTCCCCTAAATTATGCAGCCCCATATATATCACAATCGTTTCCGCCGCCTGTGCGATCGCTGTCCATTGCACCTGTGGGCGATATTTCCCTGCGGATTCATGCCCAGTGACAAAAATCACCGACGAGCTAAAATCGCGATGGGTCAGGGGAATCCCTGCATAGGCTGGAGCTGCTATCCCTGAAGTAATTCCCGGCACAACTTCCACCGAGATCCCTGCGGCTCGCAAATCCGCCAATTCTTCACCACCACGCCCAAAAATAAACGGATCGCCCCCTTTCAAACGTACAACCATTGCATGTTCCTGAGCCTTTTCGATCAATAGCTGGGTGGTTTCCTCCTGCAAAAGCGAATGATTACCGCGCCGCTTCCCTGCATGGATTTTTTCGGCGATCGGATTAATCATGGCAAGAATTTCGTCACTGACTAAGGCATCGTACAGCACCACATCGCAGGTTTCTAATAGTGCCTTGCCCTTGAGAGTCATTAAGCCTGCATCTCCAGGACCTGCACCTACCAAATACACCTTACCCATAACAGGTTGGTGCAAATCTTCTCGTAAATCCTGTTGATTTGTATCTACATCTGTATTTGTCATTCGTTATGAAAACCTTAGTATCTCAGCCAGCATCTAAGCCAAATATTGCAAGGCGATCGCATCACCATTTTCCTCATGTATTCTAATTGTATTAAGTTGAGACGCAGCCATCTTGTTAAGCCCAATCAAGGAGAAATTAGGGAACCTAAAGGAACATTTATATGCTCAAAAATCTTCTTGAAATGTAACGAGTACAACGAATCAAAATGAGGCAGGCGTGAATCTTCTTACCGACTTTACCAAAGCAAATCTTACCAAATCTAGCCTAGAAGGAATCAACCTCAAGGGGGCAGATCTTAAGCGCGTGAATCTCAGTAACGCCAAACTTGCAGACTCAATGCTTGCGAAAGCAAATCTGGCAGGGGCCTTTCTGCATGAAACCGATCTCAGTCGCGCCAATCTAGTCGAAGCTAATCTCACAGAAGCCAATCTCACTTCTGCGCTTTTAATCAGTGCAGACCTCCAACGAGCTTGCCTAAATGATGCTTATTTAGTGGCAGCAAATCTCAATAGCGCCAATCTGACGAGCGCTTCTTTAATCAATGCTGACCTCAGTCTTGCCTCTTTAACTGGAGCCTGTCTCAATGGCGCAAATCTAAGTCAGGCTAAGCTCAATGGCACATTTTTTATCGAGTCGAATTTGCTAGGAGCTGATCTCAGTAGCTCTGACTTTACGGGCGCACTAATGATTAAGGCAAATCTCAGTGGCGCAAATCTGAGTCAAGCCAGCTTGATGAATGTTGATTTGACAGAAGCGAATCTTACGGGAGCTGAACTCCATGGAGTCGATCTTAGTGGTGCGATTCTCAATGAAGCGAATCTCAATGCTGTCGATCTAGTTCATGCGAATTTGAGTGGCGGCTCCTTGAGTCGAGCGAATTTAGGCTGGGCAAATTTGCAGGGTACAAACTTAGAAAAAGCCAATCTCATTGGTTCCGACCTGAGCTGGGCAAATTTAAACGAAACCAATCTCATCGAAGCCGATTTGAGCTGGACAAATCTCACGGGTGCATTTTTGATGAAGGCAAACCTCAGTGGTGCAAATCTGAATGGGGTAAATCTTTCTAATGCCAATCTCAGTGGTGCAAATCTCAGTGGTGCAAATTTGATGGGCGCAAATTTAAGTGGAGCAGATCTCAGTAATGTCGATCTGCGCGGTGCGTATTTAATTCGCACCAATTTGCATAATGCAATTTTGAATGAAGCTAATTTGACGGGCGCAAATCTTGATGAAGCAGTATTAAACGGAGCCAGTTTAAACCGAGCGAATCTCAATCGAGCCAATCTCACCAGAGCCAGCTTGACAGGTGCAAATCTTAAGGGAGCTTTTATGCTGTGGACAAATTTAAAAGGGGCTTTCATGTTATGGACAAATTTAGATGGCGCAAACATGACAGGCGCAATTTTGCCAACAGATAAATAAATCCTTGCGAGAAGCTGAATCAACAAAAACATGGTGTGAAAGAGTAATGAAAGCTAGAGAACTTGTCGATCGCTATAACAAGGGCTTTCGAGATTTTAGTGAAATCAATCTCAGTGGTGAAAATCTCAGTGGTGCAGGATTAACAGCGATCGCCCTCAATAACGCCGATCTCAGTGAAACGAACCTATCGGCAACCACTTTAAATGAAGCAAATTTATATGGCGCAAAGCTAAATGCGGCAGTTCTATATCGAGCAAGTCTAAGTGATGCAAATCTCTGTGAGGCAGATCTAAATGGTGCTAGTCTGATTAAGGCTGATTTGCATGGTGCTAGGTTAGAAAGGACTAATCTCAAAGATGCTGACCTCACTGGCGCTAATCTAAATGCTGTGAGTCTTGTAAATTCGGACTTAACAGGAGCAAATTTAAGTTGTGTATCTCTAGTCGGAGCTAACCTAGAAGGCGCAAATCTCACCGAAGCATTTTTGAAAGGAGCAAATCTAGATGGGGCAAAACTAAACGGTGCAAATCTTCAAGGCGCTAATTTGAGTGGGGCAAGCTTTAGTGAAGCTAATCTTAGTCAGGCAAATCTTTCCGCATCTGATCTTTCCCATGCGAATTTGTATGCTGCCAATCTCAGTGATGCTTTATTGTCCAAAACTGATCTCAGTGGGGCAAATCTAAGTAGTGCCAATCTTAATGAGGCAAATCTACAGGAAGCCGACCTCAATGGGGCTTTTTTGATTGATGCTCAGTTAGGTAGAGCGCGTCTAGATGGCGCAAATCTTAGTAAATCCAATTGCTATAAAGCCGATTTTAAAGGTGCATCTTTACTAAGAACTAACCTCAATGGCACAAATTTAAATTGCACAGATTTTTCTAATGCTTCTCTGCAAGGCATTGATGGTGAAAACAATCACCGTCCAGAGTATGCAAAGGACTAAATGAATTATGTAGAGTTAGTTAAGTTACGCCATTTGTCGTAGAAACCGCAATGGTATGTAGATACGTCTGATCTAGAGAGAGAAAACCATAAACAGCGATCGCTCTATAGATGGTGATCTAGAACTTAGGATAGGTACGCCAATCCTAAACCAAAGATCCTGCCATCTTTTAAATAACTAGTAGGAATGAAACATGAACGCAGTCATTACAAATCAAGAACTCCCAAAATATAAACGCATTTTATTAAAACTCAGTGGCGAGGCGCTCATGGGCGATCGCAGTTTTGGTATTGATCCTGAAGTTGTCCAAAATATTGCTTTACAGGTTGCCGAAATTGTTCGTGATGGCATTGAGGTAGCAATCGTTGTTGGCGGCGGTAATATCTTTCGGGGTATTAATGGTGCAGATAAGGGTATGGATCGCGCTACGGCTGATTACATTGGCATGATTGCCACCGTGATGAATGCCCTAACTTTACAAGATGCCTTTGAGCATTTGGATGATCCGATTCCCACCAGAGTAATGTCAGCGATCGCCATGCAGGAAATCGCTGAGCCATATATCCGCCGCCGTGCTATTCGCCACCTTGAAAACAATCGGGTGGTTATTTTTGGCGCAGGCTCAGGTAATCCCTATTTCACCACTGACACAACCGCCGCTTTACGGGGAGCTGAAATTAATGCCGATGTCATCCTGAAGGCAACCAAGGTCGATGGTATTTATGACAGCGACCCCAAGAAAAATCCTAATGCAAAACGCTTTCAATCCGTCAGTTTTGACCATGCTCTGATCAATGATCTGCGCGTTATGGATGCCACAGCTTTCGCACTTTGCAAAGAAAATGGCATCCCAATTATTGTGTTTGATCTCGGTGTAACAGGTAACATTCGTCGCGTCGTCATGGGAGAATCGATTGGTACTTATGTTGGAGGTTCCTGTGAAGTTAACTGATGTTGAGGCGCGAATGCAGAAAGCTGTAGAAGCGACCCAGCACAATTTTAATAGTGTGCGAACGGGGCGTGCTAATGCTTCGCTGTTAGATCGGATTACGGTGGAATATTATGGTGCAGAAACGCATCTCAAGGCTTTGGCAAATATTTCTTCGCCTGATGCAACCACCTTGCAAATTCAACCCTTTGATCGTTCAACCATGCGGGCGATTGAAAAAGCCATTTCTGAGTCTGATATTGGGCTTACCCCTAATAATGACGGCACAAGCATTCGCTTAAATATTCCACCTTTAACTACTGAGCGTCGTAAAGAGTTGGTGAAGATGGTGGCTAAGCTTGCCGAAGAAGGCAAAGTTGCAATTCGGAATGTACGTCGGGATGCGATCGATTCAATTCGCAAGCTAGAAAAGGCAAAAGAAATTTCTGAGGATGATTCTAAAAGTCAACAAGAGCAAGTAGATAAGTTAACGGAAAAATTCGTTAAAACTATCGATAAGGTAACTGTCGAAAAAGAAAAAGAAATTTCCACAATCTAAAACAAAAAGCGGCGCAATGTGCCGCTTTTTGTTTTTTATAAAACTTTAGACTGAATATTCTTGATGTGACAGCGATCGCATATTTTTGCGCTTAAGATCACATCAGTATAGATTAGCGATCGCTTTCTAAAAGTTGGTAGCAATAGATAATGAAAGCTGTAGAGTTTCAAAGGGTAAAGTCAATGCTCCTCGACTCACTAGACCAAGCTAGCTCAATTATCATTAACACCATTTTTGGGAAAGAAAAGGCAATTGTCTTTCTAGGTAAAACCTTTGTCGATCACCAAGTTTATGACAATCTCAATGAAGCGATCGCAGAGTGTAAAGCAGATTTAGCCTTAGGCGTAGAAGTATTAATCGCCCCTGACGATACAAATCATTTTCGCGTTTGGATATCAATTCCTGAAGAGATGATTTTGCAATCCGCCTAAACCTTATTTACAAGACAAAATAGATAAAAAGCAATCTTAAATTAACTACCCCGCCGCAAGCGGACGGGGTATAGAAAATGTTTTGCTTGCACACATTGTTTAGCATTGCAATTTCTATCTTTCGCCGCAGAGCGTCGGGGAATTTACCCTAAGAGATTAAATAAATAAATGATCGCTTTTTTATAACAATTAATTCACCTATCTATTTTGTTGTTCACACTCCCAAAGTGCATAAATCCAATGAGGAATATGATATAAGATATTTGAATTTTCAGATTCAGATGGGTATGGAGTGCGATCGCCATAAAACTTGCCAATTTCTAAAATCAGACTATCTCGCAAAGCTTGTTCACTTGATACTTGATATTGGTGGGTAATAGTAATTTTTTTGTCCATCTTATTTTCCCAATAAGGTTTAGCTTTACCAATAGTCAGCAAACAGTCAATAAGCTTTCTTTTTGCTGCCGAATCACTTGTAGATATATATTGATTGAAAGATTCAAGCCACATTTCAGATAATTCTTCTGGATTATTTGCAGGATTTTCAAAACAAGACGAGATCCGTTTAAATGCGCGATGGAAATATATTTTTAGATCTCCATTTTTTAAATACTCGTGCTCTATTGGTAAATCCTTGGCTATTTGTTGATATATATCATCAGCAATCAAAGTATCTTGATCCCAATACAATGTATATTCACTCTCTGCTTGTAGATGGGATATTAAATCTGGCTCTAAAAAATAAGATTCTTTGTGACTCCAGCCAGTAACTAAGATATGTGAGTCCCAAATAGCTTCTTTACACACTTGATAGTTTTTATAAGTTGCATAGTATAAATCCTCAATATCTGAATATTGATCGCAAAAATCTAATAATGGACATGGTTGTAAATCTAAATCAACCAGTGCAAAAAGCTTTTCTGGATTGAGATAAGAATTTTCTGGATCACTGTTGTGAATTTCCCTTAACTGGGCATAGACTGATAAAACTGAGCTTCGCCCCCCGCAAGGTATAAACTTAGGCTGCTTTCGACTCCACCACTTTGGAATAGTTGATTTCCAAAAGTTCGCATCGGGAATACGTTCAAGTTTACTAATTTGTTGTGGATTATATAAGTTTTCAAAAGTTGGATTGCCTTCACACAAAACAACAACATAGTTAAGAATATCGCGCCTTTTGATGATTTTAGAGCAAAATTTTTCTTGCTCTTGTTCAGTAAAAGTCATAAATTTACTTGTTCAAAATCGGTTGACTCATTTTTGGTGCTAACTCTTTTACATGTCGTGGCGTTAGAGCTTCACATAAATAAAATGAATGAGTCGCAAGAATATATTGATTATCACCCCATTCTTGTAAATCTTTGACGATTTGATATTGCCAATCTGGATGTAATCCGTTTTCAATTTCATCAATTAAAACAATAGAATTCGTTGCTTTATTATGTCGAATCCACGAATATAAGCAGACCCTCTTAAGTTCACCATGACTTAACTCACCTAAACTTAGTTCTTTATAGTTTTTATCGTCAATATAGTATCGAATTGTTAATCCGTCACATTCAGAAGTAGGCAAGATTTCTTTATTACCTCCAAGGATAAATTTCAACTCT containing:
- a CDS encoding DUF429 domain-containing protein, which translates into the protein MKIYGIDFTSAPSKTKAIVLAESWIEVDILHIEKFHRFIDFCSFMEFLRRSPIWIAGVDFPLGQPRKLIENLQWGKTWAEYVQIVGQMSKAEFVATLNQYRQDRAIGDREHLRRTDKLTGAISPMKVYGVPVGKMFFAGAPRMLAAGFSILPCHPTNDPRIILEVYPAIIARSLIGKHSYKSDEKRKQTTEMQLLRQEMINQVRSPSLREAYSFGVNINDVLASKCIQDASGDTIDALFAAIQTAWTFRQPNYGIPKTCDRLEGWICGKLI
- the cobA gene encoding uroporphyrinogen-III C-methyltransferase, which translates into the protein MGKVYLVGAGPGDAGLMTLKGKALLETCDVVLYDALVSDEILAMINPIAEKIHAGKRRGNHSLLQEETTQLLIEKAQEHAMVVRLKGGDPFIFGRGGEELADLRAAGISVEVVPGITSGIAAPAYAGIPLTHRDFSSSVIFVTGHESAGKYRPQVQWTAIAQAAETIVIYMGLHNLGEIVTKLELAGLPESTPVALIRQGTRADQSELIGCLGNIVGLVQESMFAPPAIAVIGNIVNFRNCTQMLN
- the pyrH gene encoding UMP kinase; the protein is MNAVITNQELPKYKRILLKLSGEALMGDRSFGIDPEVVQNIALQVAEIVRDGIEVAIVVGGGNIFRGINGADKGMDRATADYIGMIATVMNALTLQDAFEHLDDPIPTRVMSAIAMQEIAEPYIRRRAIRHLENNRVVIFGAGSGNPYFTTDTTAALRGAEINADVILKATKVDGIYDSDPKKNPNAKRFQSVSFDHALINDLRVMDATAFALCKENGIPIIVFDLGVTGNIRRVVMGESIGTYVGGSCEVN
- a CDS encoding pentapeptide repeat-containing protein, translated to MNLLTDFTKANLTKSSLEGINLKGADLKRVNLSNAKLADSMLAKANLAGAFLHETDLSRANLVEANLTEANLTSALLISADLQRACLNDAYLVAANLNSANLTSASLINADLSLASLTGACLNGANLSQAKLNGTFFIESNLLGADLSSSDFTGALMIKANLSGANLSQASLMNVDLTEANLTGAELHGVDLSGAILNEANLNAVDLVHANLSGGSLSRANLGWANLQGTNLEKANLIGSDLSWANLNETNLIEADLSWTNLTGAFLMKANLSGANLNGVNLSNANLSGANLSGANLMGANLSGADLSNVDLRGAYLIRTNLHNAILNEANLTGANLDEAVLNGASLNRANLNRANLTRASLTGANLKGAFMLWTNLKGAFMLWTNLDGANMTGAILPTDK
- a CDS encoding pentapeptide repeat-containing protein; the encoded protein is MKARELVDRYNKGFRDFSEINLSGENLSGAGLTAIALNNADLSETNLSATTLNEANLYGAKLNAAVLYRASLSDANLCEADLNGASLIKADLHGARLERTNLKDADLTGANLNAVSLVNSDLTGANLSCVSLVGANLEGANLTEAFLKGANLDGAKLNGANLQGANLSGASFSEANLSQANLSASDLSHANLYAANLSDALLSKTDLSGANLSSANLNEANLQEADLNGAFLIDAQLGRARLDGANLSKSNCYKADFKGASLLRTNLNGTNLNCTDFSNASLQGIDGENNHRPEYAKD
- a CDS encoding DUF86 domain-containing protein, giving the protein MGTSEVSIPAEIDDNNHRLEVQIHDILEALTATESFVAGIDFLEFSRDQKTIFAVERAISIIGATARRLPISFMDRYPQINWRSLTSVGDSLMFGYLEVDLNTLWKLTQQDVPFIKAQMKKAIANL
- the frr gene encoding ribosome recycling factor, yielding MKLTDVEARMQKAVEATQHNFNSVRTGRANASLLDRITVEYYGAETHLKALANISSPDATTLQIQPFDRSTMRAIEKAISESDIGLTPNNDGTSIRLNIPPLTTERRKELVKMVAKLAEEGKVAIRNVRRDAIDSIRKLEKAKEISEDDSKSQQEQVDKLTEKFVKTIDKVTVEKEKEISTI